The uncultured Desulfuromonas sp. genome has a segment encoding these proteins:
- the purD gene encoding phosphoribosylamine--glycine ligase yields the protein MKILVVGGGGREHALVWKIAQSPLVEKVFCAPGNPGMKDLAETVHLAVDNIDGLCDFATKEQIDLTVVGPELPLTLGIVDRFKAQGLAIFGPSKAAAQIEGSKGFSKDLMAKYGIKTAAYESFTDRDAAETYIRQQGAPIVVKVDGLAAGKGVILAQTEEEAIAAVDDILVKKAFGDAGDAVVIEEFLTGEEASFFAFTDGKNILPLASSQDHKQIYDGDKGPNTGGMGAYSPAPVVTDALYQRIVDEVVQPTIDGMASEGCPYCGILFVGLMIEHDDFKVLEFNARFGDPECQPLLSRMKSDVVPVLLDCARGELTTKALEWYDRAAVCVVLAAGGYPAGYSKGDVIEGIDAANAVDGVRVFHAGTAEQDGKIVTAGGRVLGVTGWGETVAAAIDKAYEGADKIHWNGMQMRRDIGRKALKR from the coding sequence ATGAAAATTCTCGTCGTTGGTGGGGGCGGTCGTGAACACGCTCTGGTGTGGAAAATAGCCCAATCTCCTCTGGTGGAAAAAGTGTTCTGTGCACCGGGCAATCCCGGTATGAAGGACCTGGCCGAAACTGTGCATTTGGCGGTTGATAATATCGACGGCCTGTGTGATTTTGCCACAAAAGAGCAGATTGATCTGACGGTTGTTGGACCGGAGTTGCCACTGACGCTGGGAATTGTTGATCGGTTTAAAGCGCAGGGCTTGGCGATCTTCGGTCCCAGTAAAGCCGCGGCGCAAATTGAGGGCAGCAAAGGGTTCTCCAAAGACCTGATGGCCAAATACGGCATCAAAACGGCGGCCTATGAATCGTTTACGGATCGCGATGCCGCAGAAACGTATATTCGCCAACAGGGCGCTCCCATTGTCGTCAAGGTGGATGGCCTGGCGGCCGGAAAAGGCGTGATTCTGGCGCAGACCGAAGAGGAAGCCATCGCCGCAGTGGATGACATCCTGGTGAAAAAAGCGTTTGGCGATGCCGGTGATGCCGTGGTTATCGAAGAGTTTCTGACCGGTGAGGAAGCCTCCTTTTTCGCTTTCACCGATGGCAAGAATATCCTGCCTTTGGCATCGTCTCAGGACCATAAACAGATTTATGACGGTGATAAAGGTCCCAACACCGGTGGTATGGGGGCTTACTCGCCGGCTCCGGTGGTGACCGATGCGCTGTATCAGCGCATTGTCGATGAAGTGGTGCAGCCCACCATTGACGGCATGGCCTCTGAAGGTTGTCCGTACTGTGGCATCCTGTTTGTCGGTCTGATGATTGAACATGATGACTTCAAGGTGCTCGAATTTAACGCCCGTTTCGGCGACCCGGAGTGCCAGCCGCTGTTGTCACGCATGAAGTCGGATGTGGTGCCGGTGCTGCTTGATTGTGCGCGTGGCGAACTGACCACGAAGGCGCTGGAATGGTATGACCGTGCTGCGGTCTGTGTGGTTCTGGCGGCTGGAGGTTATCCCGCCGGTTACAGCAAAGGCGATGTCATCGAAGGGATCGACGCCGCCAACGCCGTTGATGGTGTTCGGGTGTTCCATGCCGGAACCGCGGAGCAGGACGGCAAAATCGTCACCGCCGGTGGCCGAGTGCTCGGTGTGACCGGCTGGGGTGAAACGGTGGCCGCAGCAATCGATAAAGCCTATGAAGGCGCGGACAAAATTCACTGGAACGGTATGCAGATGCGCCGTGATATCGGCCGGAAGGCCCTGAAACGCTAA
- the purE gene encoding 5-(carboxyamino)imidazole ribonucleotide mutase produces the protein MTQQPAIGILMGSDSDYDVMVEAAKVLKSFDVPFEMIVSSAHRSPQRTAEYASTAIARGIKALIVGAGAAAHLAGVVASETTLPIIGVPIDSSALKGLDALLATVQMPGGIPVATMAIGKAGAKNAGIFAVQLLALSDNALAEKLVTSRREMAQGVADKSDSLQQRLAADGL, from the coding sequence ATGACGCAACAACCCGCCATTGGTATTTTGATGGGCAGTGATTCCGACTATGACGTAATGGTCGAGGCTGCCAAAGTTCTCAAATCGTTTGATGTCCCGTTTGAGATGATCGTCAGCAGTGCCCACCGTTCACCGCAACGTACCGCTGAGTATGCCTCAACCGCCATCGCGCGCGGTATCAAGGCGCTGATCGTCGGTGCCGGTGCCGCAGCCCACCTGGCCGGTGTCGTGGCCTCGGAAACCACCCTGCCGATCATCGGTGTGCCCATTGACAGTTCGGCCCTCAAAGGGCTCGATGCATTGCTGGCCACCGTGCAGATGCCGGGTGGTATTCCCGTGGCAACCATGGCCATCGGTAAGGCGGGTGCCAAGAACGCCGGAATTTTCGCCGTTCAGCTGTTGGCGCTGTCCGATAACGCTCTTGCGGAAAAACTGGTGACATCACGCCGGGAGATGGCTCAGGGCGTGGCGGATAAGAGTGACTCACTGCAACAGCGGCTCGCCGCTGATGGGCTGTAA
- a CDS encoding cytochrome c biogenesis protein ResB yields MSVKQRGFFGGLWDFFCSLKLTIFILIALAITSIIGTVIQQNLSRQEYLRVFSEDTYRLLNNLQFFDMYHSWWFIGLLVLFCINLVCCSIKRLPRVWRLVQNPSLTPSEQMLKAFSNVDEKLVKGDLPTLIERMKAFVGAEFATAQVNEKDGSTYLYAEKAKYARFGVYVTHLSILIIFLGAIIGNLYGYKAFVNIPEGGESDRVWMRNGQTSIPLGFSVRCEDFSVEFYGNSQRPKEYESLLTVIENGEVVIENRHIEVNDPLTYKGITFYQSSYGPAGDEVISIKVNVRGEDKADAFSLHRGQLVELPSGDRVRVADFTPMFRNFGPAARLEVLPKDGEARMVTIFKNFPKFDEERGGDYIFSLVDFDQLYYTGLQVTKDPGVWVVWVGCTLMIVGCLVAFFISHRRLWVVLTPQDNGKVGIRLVGSAHRNQPAFELYFDELKKKFRDALSA; encoded by the coding sequence TTGAGTGTAAAGCAGCGTGGCTTTTTCGGCGGATTGTGGGATTTCTTCTGTTCCCTCAAACTGACCATTTTTATTTTGATTGCTCTGGCAATCACCTCGATTATCGGTACGGTGATTCAGCAGAATCTGTCTCGTCAGGAATACCTGCGCGTCTTCAGTGAAGACACCTACCGACTGCTGAATAACCTGCAGTTTTTCGATATGTACCACTCCTGGTGGTTTATCGGTTTACTGGTGTTGTTCTGTATTAATCTGGTCTGTTGTTCCATCAAGCGTCTGCCGCGGGTGTGGCGTCTGGTGCAAAACCCTTCGCTGACTCCCAGCGAGCAGATGCTCAAAGCGTTTTCCAACGTCGATGAAAAACTGGTGAAGGGGGATCTGCCGACACTGATCGAACGCATGAAAGCGTTTGTCGGCGCCGAGTTCGCCACGGCACAGGTGAATGAAAAGGACGGCAGCACCTATCTGTATGCCGAAAAAGCCAAGTATGCCCGTTTCGGTGTTTATGTCACCCACTTGTCGATTCTGATCATTTTCCTTGGTGCGATTATCGGCAACCTTTACGGCTACAAGGCGTTTGTCAATATTCCCGAAGGCGGCGAGTCGGATCGCGTCTGGATGCGTAATGGCCAGACCTCGATTCCGCTGGGCTTTTCAGTGCGTTGTGAAGATTTTTCCGTGGAATTCTACGGTAATTCGCAACGGCCCAAAGAGTACGAAAGCCTTTTGACGGTGATCGAGAATGGCGAGGTCGTCATTGAGAATCGCCATATTGAGGTCAATGATCCGCTGACCTATAAGGGAATTACCTTTTACCAGTCAAGCTATGGCCCGGCCGGTGACGAAGTGATCTCCATCAAGGTCAACGTCCGCGGTGAGGATAAGGCGGATGCCTTCTCCCTGCATCGGGGGCAACTGGTCGAGTTACCCAGCGGTGATCGGGTGCGTGTTGCCGATTTCACCCCGATGTTCCGTAATTTCGGCCCTGCCGCGCGTCTTGAAGTGTTGCCCAAGGACGGGGAAGCCCGTATGGTCACCATCTTCAAAAACTTTCCCAAATTTGATGAGGAACGCGGCGGTGATTATATTTTCTCTCTGGTTGATTTTGACCAGTTATATTATACCGGTCTACAGGTGACCAAAGACCCCGGTGTGTGGGTGGTCTGGGTAGGCTGCACCCTGATGATCGTCGGCTGTCTGGTGGCGTTTTTCATTTCTCACCGCCGTTTGTGGGTGGTGTTGACACCTCAGGATAACGGCAAGGTCGGTATTCGCCTGGTCGGTTCCGCGCACCGTAATCAACCGGCTTTTGAACTGTATTTTGACGAATTAAAAAAGAAATTCCGTGACGCGCTTTCTGCGTAA
- the ccsB gene encoding c-type cytochrome biogenesis protein CcsB → MTSGQLFNMVTIGYFAAMVLFIAYLATRSDMVAKLATLLSLVGFIVQTCAIGLRWYETYQIPGGAGYAPLSNLYESVVFFSWTILLIYLLIDWKYRQRSVGAFVLPFAFLAMTWAQLRLDSTISPLVPALQSNWLTYHVITCFLGYAAFAVACGVSIMYLIKVGKESADTDAPAGGIVGLFPSAKILDDLNYKAIMIGFPLLSLGIITGAAWANYAWGTYWSWDPKETWSLIVWFIYAAFLHARITRGWAGRKAAILSIIGFAATIFCYLGVNLLLAGLHSYGS, encoded by the coding sequence ATGACAAGTGGTCAGTTGTTCAATATGGTAACCATTGGCTATTTTGCCGCCATGGTGCTGTTCATTGCTTATCTGGCAACCCGTAGTGACATGGTGGCGAAGCTGGCCACGTTGTTGTCGCTTGTCGGCTTTATCGTCCAGACCTGTGCCATTGGCCTGCGCTGGTATGAAACCTATCAAATCCCCGGCGGTGCCGGTTATGCGCCGCTGTCCAATCTGTATGAGTCGGTGGTGTTTTTTTCCTGGACGATTCTGTTGATCTACCTGCTGATCGATTGGAAATACAGACAGCGTTCCGTCGGCGCATTTGTCCTGCCGTTTGCCTTCCTGGCCATGACCTGGGCGCAACTGCGACTCGATTCAACCATTTCTCCGCTGGTTCCGGCCTTGCAGAGTAACTGGCTGACCTACCATGTCATCACCTGTTTCCTCGGCTATGCCGCTTTTGCCGTGGCCTGCGGGGTGTCGATCATGTACCTGATCAAAGTGGGCAAGGAGTCTGCTGATACCGATGCTCCGGCCGGCGGAATCGTTGGTCTGTTTCCCAGTGCCAAGATCCTTGATGACCTTAACTACAAGGCCATCATGATTGGTTTTCCCCTGTTGTCGCTGGGGATTATCACCGGGGCAGCCTGGGCCAACTATGCCTGGGGAACCTACTGGAGCTGGGACCCCAAGGAAACCTGGAGTTTGATTGTCTGGTTTATCTATGCTGCGTTTTTGCATGCCCGCATCACCCGCGGCTGGGCCGGGCGCAAAGCGGCGATTTTGTCGATCATCGGTTTTGCCGCAACGATTTTCTGCTATCTGGGGGTTAACCTGTTGCTGGCCGGGCTTCATTCCTACGGCTCGTAA
- a CDS encoding tRNA1(Val) (adenine(37)-N6)-methyltransferase, which produces MTDVALADNETLDCLDGLGVEIIQHREGYRFSIDPVVLADFSRPRPRERVVDLGCGSAVMALILARSFPSLSVLALELQEAQVERARKSVALNGLEAQVEVKQADVRMLPPAWHGGFDLVVCNPPFRPLGKGRCSQGDERALSRHEVSGGLNDFVRGAALLLKHGGRLAMIHLAERSAELMIALSRQGIAVKRLRYVHSRQGREARLVLLEGRKGGQPGVTVEAPLYLYRDRESQSPETGQRDRYSEEVERIYAGRMRSG; this is translated from the coding sequence ATGACAGACGTGGCACTGGCTGACAATGAAACTCTGGATTGCCTTGATGGCCTTGGCGTGGAGATTATCCAACATCGTGAAGGCTATCGCTTCTCCATTGACCCGGTGGTGTTGGCGGATTTTTCCCGGCCACGGCCACGTGAACGTGTTGTGGATCTCGGCTGTGGCAGTGCGGTGATGGCGCTGATTCTGGCGCGATCTTTTCCGTCGCTGTCCGTGTTGGCGCTGGAGCTGCAGGAGGCTCAGGTCGAACGCGCCCGCAAAAGTGTGGCCCTGAATGGGCTCGAAGCACAGGTCGAGGTAAAGCAGGCGGATGTGCGGATGTTGCCGCCGGCATGGCATGGCGGGTTTGACCTGGTGGTGTGCAATCCACCGTTTAGGCCTTTGGGGAAGGGACGTTGTTCACAGGGGGATGAACGGGCGCTTTCGCGCCATGAGGTGTCCGGCGGACTCAACGATTTTGTTCGCGGCGCGGCACTGCTGCTCAAGCATGGTGGCCGTCTGGCCATGATTCATCTGGCTGAGCGCAGTGCGGAACTGATGATTGCCCTGAGTCGGCAGGGGATTGCCGTCAAGCGGTTGCGTTACGTTCACAGCCGCCAGGGTCGTGAGGCGCGCCTGGTCTTGCTGGAGGGGCGTAAAGGCGGCCAGCCCGGTGTCACGGTGGAAGCGCCGTTGTACCTGTACCGGGACCGGGAGTCGCAATCGCCGGAAACCGGGCAACGCGATCGTTACAGTGAGGAAGTGGAGCGGATTTACGCGGGACGCATGCGTTCAGGATGA
- a CDS encoding DUF721 domain-containing protein yields MAKRPRGKKSPSTARNIIEGLFCHLGIADKIDQHRVWLIWKDCVGPQIAAQASPLRIRDDILEVRVSHPVWMQQLQLLKPRLLERLNAELGDTPIKDMFFRRGQPAQQVDKTPQRIILPELEPSEQHDIEQMVAAIEDDETRQAMVDFFTRQRQLDKARRTSS; encoded by the coding sequence ATGGCAAAGCGACCTCGTGGAAAGAAATCCCCCTCTACGGCACGCAACATCATCGAAGGGCTGTTCTGTCACCTCGGCATTGCCGACAAAATCGACCAGCATCGGGTGTGGTTGATCTGGAAAGACTGTGTCGGCCCACAGATCGCCGCTCAAGCCAGCCCGCTGCGTATTCGTGACGATATCCTTGAAGTCCGCGTCAGCCACCCGGTGTGGATGCAGCAGCTGCAACTCCTTAAACCCCGGCTGTTGGAACGTCTCAACGCCGAATTGGGTGACACGCCGATTAAAGATATGTTTTTCCGGCGTGGCCAGCCCGCCCAGCAGGTCGACAAGACGCCGCAACGGATCATCTTGCCCGAACTCGAACCGTCAGAGCAGCACGACATCGAGCAGATGGTTGCCGCCATTGAGGATGACGAAACGCGTCAGGCCATGGTGGATTTTTTCACCCGCCAGCGCCAACTCGACAAAGCGCGCCGCACGTCATCCTGA
- a CDS encoding DUF3343 domain-containing protein, with protein sequence MKMVEDQHRLIIFNSIHRVMLAEVRLQEKFDILLIPVPRALSSDCGMVIRFDEGDQEAIVFLLTQLGLSPFAIYAPEGQSEGFRVIREFS encoded by the coding sequence ATGAAAATGGTGGAAGACCAACACCGGCTGATTATCTTCAATTCCATTCATCGGGTGATGCTCGCCGAAGTTCGCCTTCAGGAAAAATTTGATATCCTGTTGATTCCGGTACCACGTGCCCTGTCCAGTGACTGCGGCATGGTGATTCGCTTTGACGAGGGCGACCAGGAGGCGATTGTTTTTCTGCTCACCCAACTCGGCTTAAGTCCCTTTGCCATTTACGCGCCTGAAGGACAGAGCGAAGGGTTTCGGGTGATCAGGGAATTTTCTTGA